The genomic interval GCCAAAAACAACATACTATTACACCATTGCGAGTGTTGATAGTTCAGGAAATGTATCAAAAATGGCTAATGCCGTTTCGGCTCGCCCATACGATACGGGAAAACGTGAGCCCGTAAAGCAGTTAACCGCGCAGTATGATAGACAAAGTAAATCGGTTACCCTGAAATGGCAATATCCGGGTATTACTGCAACAAGCTATTGGTTTGTAGTGTACAGAGCTAATGGTGATAAAGGTTTTGTTGAACTGAAAGGATTAAAACCCGATATCCTTGAGTTTACTGATACATCACCTTTAAAGGGTTCAAACACGTACGGGATTGTAGTGATGACCAGCGACGGTGGTCAATCGGAAATGGTAGTACAGAAAGTTGTGGTTCCGGATTAAAGGGTTTGAATACTAAGCCCCGCTTTAGGCGGGGCTTACTATTGGTTTTTAGGTTAATTTTACTCAAATCCGTCATTAGAGATTTTACAAATAACGGATTTGGGTTAATTGAATCAATTGTTTTTTGTAATACACCATGAAATTTGACTTTCCGAGATAGTTTCTAATGGTTTATGTGGGCGTACATTAAATCAGCCCAATTTTAACTCCTGCCCAGCTGCTTGCCATGAGTAATGCCTTTTTTGTGTTGCTAATACGGTAACGTTTACCAAGAAGCTTGTGAGGAGGAATCCGTTTAATCTTATGGAAGAGCGAGAGGTAGTATCGGTAAGCTACGTAAACACCTAGCTTGGAATTGCTTTCAAGTTCTTTGATTCCTTCAAGGGCAGCATCAAAATCCGATTGGATATCGGTTTCAATTTCTAGTTTTTTTTCAGGTGTAAAGTTGTTGAAATCAACATTGGGGAAGTAAACCCTACCCAAATCGTTAAAATCCTCGCCCATGTCGCGCAGAAAGTTGATTTTTTGGAATGCAGCGCCAAGCCTCCGGGCTGGTTGGTAAAGCTTTTCATACTTCTGCTGGTTGCCCCTGCAAAAAACTTTTAAGCACATAAGCCCTACCACTTCGGCTGAACCATAAATATACTCACTAATCTTATCCCTATCGTAGATAGCTGGGTTAAGGTCCATTTCCATGCTTTGCAAAAAGGCATCTATCAGGTGTTGGTCAATGTTGTATTTATTGACCACTAGCTGAAAGCTTTGTAGTATTGGGTTTAATGAGATACCTTCCTCGATTGCTTTGTAGGTATCGGCTTTAAAGCGATTAAGGAGTTCGGCCTTATTGTAGGGGTGGAATGAGTCCACAATTTCGTCGGCAAAACGAACAAATCCGTAAATGGCATAAATGGCATCGCGGGTAGGTTTATCAAAAAGGCGTGTGCCCAAGGAAAAACTTGTGCTGTAGCGTTTGGTTGTTATTTTGCTACACTCAAGGCAAACATTATTGTATAGTTCAATTCTTTCGGTCATCATACCGTTTTACAATTTGCTCAACTGTTAATTTTGAACTAATAACTGCCATTGGCAAGCCCGTTCCGGGAATGGTGCTCGATCCCACATAGAATAGGTTTTTGAACATTTCATCGGTATT from Tenuifilum sp. 4138str carries:
- a CDS encoding phytoene/squalene synthase family protein, with the translated sequence MMTERIELYNNVCLECSKITTKRYSTSFSLGTRLFDKPTRDAIYAIYGFVRFADEIVDSFHPYNKAELLNRFKADTYKAIEEGISLNPILQSFQLVVNKYNIDQHLIDAFLQSMEMDLNPAIYDRDKISEYIYGSAEVVGLMCLKVFCRGNQQKYEKLYQPARRLGAAFQKINFLRDMGEDFNDLGRVYFPNVDFNNFTPEKKLEIETDIQSDFDAALEGIKELESNSKLGVYVAYRYYLSLFHKIKRIPPHKLLGKRYRISNTKKALLMASSWAGVKIGLI